The genomic interval GAGGCGTACCCCTGACCTTCGTCACTGACCATGTCTGAAAGCACCACCGATCACCCCCTGCTGGAGCGCCTGTCGCACGGTCCGCTTTTGGCCGATGGCGGCATGGGCACCATGCTCTACGAACGCGGCGTCTCGTTCGAGCACTGCTTCGACGAGCTGAATCTCTCCCGACGCGACCTTGTTCGCTCGTTGCACGAGGACTACATCGCTTCCGGTGCCCGACTCATCACGACAAACACATTCGGCGGCAATCGGGTCCGGCTGGCGCGTCACGGCTTCGAGGACAAAGTTCGCGATGTCAACTTCGCCGGCGCAAAGCTGGCCCGCGAAGCCCGTGAAATCGTCGGCAGCGACGCGCTGGTCATGGGTTCGATCGGTCCCCTGGGGCAACGGCTCGCTCCGTTGGGCTCGGTGACCATCCGTGAGGCGCAGGAAATCTTCTCGCAACAGGCCGCCGCGCTGCTGGAGGGGGGGGTCGATCTCTTCATCTTCGAGACGATGTCGGACCTCGATGAAATCACAGCCGCGGTCCATGCTGTCCGCGAACTGACGCGCGATGTTCCGATCATCGCCTCGATGACGTTCACCGATGCCGGCACCACGCTCACCGGAAAATCGCCCCGCGAAGTCGTGGAGCACTTGCAGGGACTGGCGGTGGATGTCATCGGCGCCAACTGTTCCGTCGGGCCGCAGGGAATGCTCGAGGTGCTGCACAGCATGTCGGCTGTGGCGGGGCGTCCATTGGCAGCGATGCCCAATGCCGGGATGCCGCAGTTGGTCGACGGCCGGTTTGTATACACTGCCGGTCCGGAGTATTTCGCGTCATTTGTCGGACCGTTCCTGGCCAGTGGCGCGCGCATCATCGGCGGCTGCTGCGGTACCACGCCCCAGCACATCGCGGCGATGGCGCAGGCGCTGCGCCATTGGGAGACACGCTCGCGCGACACCGCGCCGCATGTGTCCATTGCGATTTCCGAGCGGGATGAGCCGCCGGAGCCGCAGCGTGATCATCGTCGCTCGGGTTTCTGCCGCAACCTTAGACGGCGCTTTCAGATTTCCGTCGAGCTGGATCCGCCGAAGGGAACCAATCCCCGCAAGGTGATCGAGGGCGCGCGATTGTGTCTGAGCCGGGGCGCCGACGCGGTCAACATCGGCGATTCACCGATGGCGCGCGTTCGCATGAGCGCCATCGCCACCGCCGCGCTCATCGAACGCGAAGTCGGCATCGAGACGATCCTGCATTTCTGCTGCCGCGACCGCAATTTGATGGGGATTCAGTCCGATCTGATCGGCGCGCATGCGCTCGGCGTGCGCAATGTGCTGGCGATCACGGGCGATCCGCCGTCGGTCGGCGACTACCCGCATATCACCGGCGTCTACGATGTCGACTCGATCGGACTGGTGCGCATCCTGCAGGCGATGAACGAAGGCGCCGATTTTGCCGGCGCCTCGATCGGCCATGCCACCGATTTCTGCATTGGCGTGGCGCTCAATCCGGTCGCCGATAATCTGGAGTCCGAAATCAAACGGTTTCGTCGCAAAGTCGAAGCAGGCGCGCATTACGCGTTCACGCAGCCGTTGTATCGTATCGAACCGTTGCAGCGATGCCTCGATGCCATAGGCGATGTCCGCATTCCGATCTTTCTGGGACTGCTGCCCCTGATGTCGTTTCGTCACGCCAACTTCATGCATCATGAAGTTCCGGGGGTCGTGGTCCCTGAAGAAGACCTTCGCAGTATCGAAAAAGCAGGGGACAGGGGAGCCGAACTGGGGATCGAGATCTGCCGGTCTCTGCTGGAAACAGCGCGGTCATTGGTTGACGGCGTGTACCTCATGCCGTCATTCGGCCGCTACGAAACCTGTCTGCGCGTGATCGAGGGTTTCGTCGAGCCGAATGCCGTTCCCGATGAGATTATCGAGGATCGGATACGGGCGTAGGGCCGCTCAAAGTGCCATCAATTGCGTGCGATTGTCCTTGGGTTTGCTGCGCGGCGCCCTTTTGAATGTCCGGTTGGTGGCGACGGGATAATCGATGCCTTTGCCCGCCAGCAGGTCCTGGATCGTGAGAACTTGCAGCACCGGATGTTTGGTGCCCCACGGCGAACTGTAGATTCCTGCCCCGGCGGCCTCTGAGCGCATCGGCCGCGTGGGCTCTTCCAATGTGATTAACACACCAATCGCCGCCTTTTCACGTTCAATCACTCCGCGTATATCGCGCACGTCTTTCACCGAAACACCGCCGCTCTTTACGGACAGCACAATCTGCTTGGTGCTGCCCTTGGCTCCTTCGTCATGGAAGTAGAGACGACCATCGATTCCCTGATCCGCGCCCTTCTTCTGTTCAGCGGGCCGAGCCCCGACAAGACCCAACGCCCACCACTGGAATTGGAATCTATCAGAAGCTGCTAAAGTTTGGGCATCCGGAAGGGAAGTCGGTTCGCCGATGATTTTGTACTTGGCCTCATCTCCGAATGCGTCCTTGAGCCGATGACGAATGAGGGTGATTGCCAGATGCGTGACATCGATTCCGATCCAGCGGCGATTGAGCCGTTGCGCGGCGGCGATCGTCGTGCCGCAGCCGCAGAACGGATCGAGCACCAGATCGCCCTCGTTGCTGCTGGCCGAGAGGATGCGCTCCAACAGCGCTTCGGGCTTTTGGGTGGGGTAGCCAAGGCGTTCCTTGGCGACCGGGTTGATCATGTTAATGTCCACCCAAATGTCATCGATTTGCCTGAATCCGGGGCTCTCATCCAGGTACTGTTTATAAGAGAACTTTGCACCTTCCTCGATGGGTTCGATGAGGCGATTTTCGGCACGAAGACGCTCAAGCGTCGGCTCACTGTAAGTTTTCAGGAGCGTCTTTCGATAGAGCCCCCTGTCATCCTTCCACTTGAATCGTTCCAAATACTCCTGTGAGTAGGGCACAGTGGGTGCATTCCATATCCAGTCCGCATCTTTCGAGTAGAAGTAGATGACATCGTGGCTTCTGGGCAGTTGTCGCGCCCTCGCTTTGCTGCTGCCGGAAAATGGTGTCCTCCTCCAGACTATCTCGTTCCGGAACGCAGTGGGTCCAAACACCGCATCCAACAACAGCTTCAAATAATGGCTCGCCGTCGGGTCGCAGTGCAAATAGATGCTGCCCGACGGTCTCAACACACGACGAAGTTCAACCAAGCGCGGCGCCATCATCGACAAGTACGCCAGCATATCGGAATTGCCGAGGAGCGCGCGAAACCCCTGCATGGCCAGCGACACGCGACACCCGGACTCGACCGTTTCCTGATAAGTCCGGGCGGCCGCCTCGTCCCAGCGCCATGTATCCTCAAATGCTTTGATCTGCGATGCGGAGCGCGTGCCGTCCTGCTCGCGGAACAGCACATTGTAGTCCTGCGCGCTGTTGAATGGGGGGTCAAGATAGATCAGATCGACCGACTCATCAGCGATGTAACGGCGCAGGACATCCAAATTATCGCCGTAATAGAGCGTGTTTTCGGTACCGGGTTCCATAGGCAAGACTCAAAGAACCACCGCAGCGGTTCGGTTGCAAGGCGCTTCCGTTAGAGACGTGATGGAACTTTCCTTGAAGACTTCGGCATGATCCCCTCGCCCGGAATCGCCGCCCTCTCCAATTCCAACAGCGCCCGCTTGAGATTCACGCCGCCGCCGAATCCGCCCAGCGTGCCATCGGAGCGCAGCACCCGATGGCAGGGGACAACGATGGGAAACGGATTCTTTCCCATCGCCTGACCGACCGCGCGGGCCGCGCCCGGTGAACCGGCGCGTCGGGCAATCTCGCCATACGACAGAGTCTGTCCATGGGGTATACGCGCGCAGATCTGCAGCGCCTTGCGGTCGAACCCGTTGAGTCGCGACCAGTCGATCTTCAGATCGAATGATTGTCGCAGACCGTCAAAGTACTCGCGCAGCGCCCGGCGCGTTGCCGATGTACCGCGTTCATCGAGGACCGCGCTGACCCCATCGGCGGCGAGATGTTCAAGAAAGTGTGTCTTGCTCGAATCAAATTCGATGCGCCACAATCCGCGGTCGCTCTCGGCGTACCAGACTTCGCCGACATCCCGTGTTGTGATGTGCCCGTAACGGACGTGCTCGCTGGTCTTCGCCATATCGCTTCCCTCCTGATCGAATCAGCCGATGACAGATTATAGGCGGAAATGTCGCCGATCTATCACTTTGTTGGATTGTGCTTGCGGCCCGGCGGCATGATGGTACTTTGACAGTCGTGATTCCGGCACCGCTTCGCTCCGAATCATCATGACCGAACTGATCAAACGGGAGACTCTCTTCGGGGTGGCGCTGTTGGCTCTGATCCTCGCCGTCTTCTATCTGTTTTACCGCGTGATGGTTCCGTTCTTCGCGCCCATCGCCTGGGGTGCCGTGCTGGTCATCACCTTTCGTCCGCTGCACCTGTGGATCTCCCGACGGATTCATCGCAAAGCCGTGGCGGCGTCAATGACGACGGCCATCCTCACGTTGCTCATCGTCGGCCCGGTGGCGTACCTGGCAACCGCTCTGGTCGGGGAGGCGGGCGCGCTGTATTCGTTCATTCAGGAACGGCTCGGCGAGGATGGCGCCTCATGGCAGGACATCGTCGGCCATCCGATCATTGGACGCGTCACGGCGTGGCTGGAGAGGACATTCGGCATATCACAAGCCGATTTGCAGTCGTCATTGGTCAAGACTCTCAGTTCGATCAGCCGCTATATCGTGCAGAGCACAACATCGTTTGTGGCCAACATCGGCAACGCCGGTTTCAAGTTTATCCTCATGCTGTTGACCGCCTACTATCTCTTCAAGGACGGCGACACGCTGGTCGGATGGATTTCGGAATCGATTCCGCTGCCGGATGAACGCGCTGCGGCCATGCTGCATCACATCGCCGAGGTCGTGCGCGCGACGATGTACGGCGGCCTGGCCGTCGGGCTCCTGCAAGGGTTTCTCGGCGGCCTGCTCTTTTGGATTCTCGGTCTGCACTCGCCGGTGTTCTGGGGCGCGGTCATGGGATTTCTGTCGTTGATTCCGCTGTTGGGGGCGTTCCTCATCTATATCCCCGCCGCAATCGGTTTGATTCTGGGCGGTGCGGTTATCAAGGGAGTCATCCTGTTGATCCTGGGAACCGTCGTGGTCTCGCAGATCGACAATATCCTGCGCCCGATTCTCATTTCCGGACGCACACGCCTGCACCCGTTGCTGCTGTTTTTCTCGATCGCGGGCGGATTGGCGGTGTTCGGCATTCTCGGTCTGGTTGTCGGCCCGGTGATCGCCGCGGTGTTCGTGGCGATGTTCGAGCTGTACCGTTTCGCCCTGCGTCCCGGCGCCGATCCCGGAATGCCCGCCAAAGCGCCGCAACAGGAGCCGACCCCGGCCTGATGGTCGTCTGATGATCGCGTTGCTGCGCAAATACAATCTCCTGCTGATCGCTGCGGGGCTCGTGCTCGGGCTGTTGGTCGCGGGACTGTCGCCCCGGTTGACATCGATCCTGGGAGTCTTCGGCTACATCTTCCTCAACGCGCTCAAATTCCTGGTCATCCCGCTCATTTTCCTGTCGGTGACCGTGGGCATTGCGGGCATGGGCGACCTGCGCAACATGGGCAAGATCGCCCGCGTGACCATCGCCTATTACCTCCTCACCTCGGTGATCGCGGTCGTTCTCGGATTGGTCCTCGTTGTAAGCATGCGTCCCGGCGATGGTGTGCCGCCCCCGACCGAGCACTACACGCGCGAGGCCAAAAGCGCGCTGGACTTCGTCGACTCGATGGTCCCCTCGAACTTCTTTGCCGCGTTAGTCGAGACCGAGGCGATTCCGATCATCCTGGTCGCGATTCTCTTCGGCGTGTTTTTGGTGCGGTATCGCGACGAGTTCCCGCAGGTGCGGGCATTTGTTTTTCGCCTCAATGATGCCGTGCTCTATCTCGTCCGCGCGCTGATGCTCTTCGCCCCGCTGGGGATCATGGGACTGGTGGCGGGCATTCTCGGCGCGAAGGGGGGATGGACCGAAATCGGCCACGCGCTCGCCGGCATCGGACGCTACTCCCTCGTGGTGATCGTGGGGCTGACCATTCATTCCTTCATCATCCTGCCCCTGATCCTCCTGGTCCTGGGAAGGCGTTCGGTTATCCGGTACGCTTATGGGGTTCTCTCAGCGATCCTGACCGCTTTTGCGACTGCGTCATCCTCGGCGACCCTGCCGGAGACCATCCGTTGCAGCGAAGACAATAATAAAGTCACCCCCTCGACCGTCGGCTTTGTCCTGCCGCTGGGCGCAACGATCAACATGGATGGGACCGCACTCTACGAGGCCGTGGCGGTGATCTTCATTTCACAGGCCTATGGTATCGCCATGGGGCCATTTGAGTTGATCGTTGTTGCTATAACCGCCACTTTAGCGTCCATCGGCGCCGCCGGCATCCCCGAGGCGGGGCTGGTCACCATGGTCCTCGTCCTGAATGCCGTCGGCCTTCCGGTTGAGGGGATCGCGCTGATTCTCGTCATCGACTGGCTGCTGGACCGCTACCGCACGGCCGTGAATGTCTGGGGTGACTGTGTCGGCGCGGCCGTCGTCGATCGCCGTCTGGAAGCCGCTTCTCCGACCGTCTCATAAGCCCCATATCCGTCCTTTTCGGCAATCCCGGGCCCGTGGAGAGATTCGGCCGTTGGCCGATAATCACCATGGGGGGCGACCGCTTACGATCCGCACAGTGGCCTCCCGCTCACAGCCACCGTCGCCTCTGGCGACGACATCATCACTGCTCTGTCAGAGAACCATCGCCGGAGACGATTACCGATGGAGATTCGCATCGAACGGCACGACAACATCGACGTTGTCCAGCTTTCCGGACGACTCGACATGGTGAGTTCCAGCGCGCTGAAGGATCGCATGCACCAGGCGCTGCAGGACGGCCGTCTGGCATTCGTGCTGGATTGCCGCGCTCTGGATTTCATCAACAGTTCGGGTTTGGGCCGCTTGCTGTCGGTGTTCAAGGACGTGCGTCTGGCGGGGGGGCAACTGGTCCTGTGCTCCCTGACGCCGTTCGTCGATGAAGTCATGCGTCTAACCTGCCTGGATCGCATCTTCGATCTCCACCACGACCGCGAGACGGCGATGGCCATCCTGTCGGCGGCGGCACCGATGCCGGCCGTCAAATCGGAGCGCGGATGATGCCACAGGGGTTTCGCAAAAAGAAGATTCTCATCGTCGATGATGAACTGCTCATCCGCGATCTGCTCTATGACTACTTCATCGGGTGTGACTATGACATCGCCGTGGCCGAGTGCGGCCAGCGCGCGCTGGATTTGATGAACAAGTCGAGCTTCGACTCGGCGATTCTCGATATTCGCATGCCCGACATCGACGGCCTGGAACTGGCCGACCGGATGCGCGCTGCCGATGCCGATCTGCCGATCATCTTCATGACCGGCTTTCCTTCCGTGGAGACGGCGGTCGCGGCGATTCGCAAGCATGCCGACGACTACTTCATCAAACCGTTTAACGTCAAACACCTGCACAAGTCGGTCGAAAACGCCATGGCCCGGGTCACCAGTCAGGCATCGGCCGGCCGCGCGGGAGGAGACGTATCATGAACCGCCCCGATGGTGTACGCATTCTCGTCATCGATGACGAGTTGTTCGTGCGCGATTTGCTGCACGATTTCTTCACGAAGCTCGATTATTCGGTGACCGCCGCGCCCGACGGCGATGCCGGCCTGCACGCCTGCCGCAATGAGTCGTTCGATGTCGCGCTGGTCGATCTGAAGATGCCCGGCAGAGGCGGGATCGAGGTGCTCTCGGAGATCGTGCGGTTGGATTCGTCGCTGCCGGTGGTGATGATGACCGGGTACCCGACCATCGATTCCTCGATCGAAGCGATCCGTCGCGGCGCGTACGATTACATCATCAAGCCGTTCAAGCTGCAAGACCTCAAGGAACTGACCGAACGCGCCATCAAGGAACGGTCGTTCGCCCGTCAGATTGACGAGTTGAAAACGCGTCTGACGGCTGTCGAAAGTGAACTGCGCCGATACCGCTTGCAGCAAGGCATCGATACGGCAACGTCCCCCGGCGCGCGCCCAGCGGTCAAAACAGCATCCGCCGTTGGTGTACCGAAGTAAGTCATCCCGCCATTCTGATCGGTCGTACCCTTTGGTATTGCGCCCCCAGAGGCCCGGGGTATATTCCTCCCGCGTGAGGGGGGAATGCCCGACACGACTTACCATAAGAGCACCGCAACATCATCGTCGCGCATAGCGCCGGACCACGCCGGGGCGGGCGAACGCACGGATGAGGGCGCGCGCTTGCGTCGCCTGGCGCAGTTGGGCGAGATGACCGCAACCGCCGTTCACGAAATCCGCAGTCCGTTGGCCGGAATCGTCGGCCTGGCGGAGTTGCTGGCGCGCCAGTGCCATTCCGACTCCGGCGCCCAGCGAATGGCCGAGCGGCTGCATGCGGCCGCCGGCGAACTCATGATGACGATCGACCGGATGCTGGAGTTTGTCCGCGACACGCGCCTGGCTCGTCGTCCGATCGATTGGTCGAAGTTTGTCACCGTCGCGCTCGATCAGTACCAGGACAATCTGCAGAGTCGCGGCAGCAGACTGGTCCTGAAGCGCAGCGTCCCCGAGCGTCTCGGCTGGGGACTCGGCGATGTGCTGTGTCTGCGTCAGGCCGTCTGGAACGTCCTGGACAATGCCGACCGCGCACTCAACGGCGACGGCCATGTTGTCGTCACGGCGGAATCGCGCGCATCGCGCCTGTGCCTGTCGATTGCCGATTCCGGCCCCGGAATCGATTCGGACAACGCGGAACGCTTGTTCCTGCCGTTTGTCAGCGAAAGCGGCAGCGGGACCGGACTGGGCCTGCCGATGGCGCGCAAGATCGTCGAGGCGCACGACGGAACGATCACGCTCGCGAATGACCCGTCAACCGGCGGCGCAGTCGCCCGAATCGAACTGCCCATCACGCCGGCAGCAGCCAACGACGCGGGGAGAGGGTAGCGTCGTGGCGTATTCGATCCTCGTGGTCGATGACGATCCGCTCGTCAATGACGTGCTGGTGTCGACGCTTAACGCGCTGCCTTACGAGGTCGATTCGTCGGAGTCGGCCGAATCGGCGCTGACGCGGATGCAGCGCCGCGATTACGATCTGATCATCTCCGATGTCCGCATGAAGGGCATGGACGGCCTGCAACTGCTCGACAAGGTCCGCCTGATGTCACCGGAGACGGTCGTTATTATGATGACCGCATACGGGCAGGTCCCGGATGCCGTCCGCGCCATGAAGGCGGGCGCCTTCGAATTTCTGCTCAAGCCGGTGGGCGCCGACGTGACCGAGGCCATCGTCGAACGGGCGCTGGAGTTCCGTCGCCTCAAACTGGAAAACAAAATGCTGCGCGCGGCGGTGACACAGCGTTACGCGGCCGAGCAGTTGGTCGGCCAGTCGGCGGTCATGCGACGCGTCTTCGATACGATCGACAAGGCCGCCACCGCCGCCTCCAACGTTTTGATCTCGGGTGAAACCGGAACGGGCAAAGAGCTCGTCGCGCGCGCCATCCATTTCCGCGGCAACCGGCGCGAAGGACCATTCGAAGCGATCAACTGCGCGGCGCTGCCGGAGACGTTGTTCGAAAGCGAGCTGTTCGGGCACGAGAAGGGCGCCTTCACCGGCGCGATGCGCACGCGCCGGGGCGCATTCGAGGTCGCCGACGGCGGCACACTGCTCTTAGACGAGATCTCGGAGATGACGCGGGCCCTGCAGGCCAAGTTGCTGCGCGTGTTGCAGGAAATGGAAGTCCAGCGCCTGGGATCTGAAAAACGCATTCCGGTCGACGTGCGGGTGATCGCCACCACCAATCGCGATTTGCCGGCGGAAATCGAATCCGGAGAGTTTCGGCGCGACCTGTACTATCGACTCAATGTGCTGCCGGTGCACCTGCCGCCGCTGCGTGACCGTCGCGACGACATCCCGGAGCTGGTCGACCATTTCATTCGGCAGTTCAACGCGGCATCGGGGCGCACCATCCGGCGCGCATCGGAGACGGTGATGAAACTCTTCGATCAATATCCGTGGCCGGGAAATATCCGCGAGCTGGAAAATTTCATGGAACGGGCCGTGCTCGTCGCCGCGCGCGACGTGCTGACGCCGGAGGACTTCCCCGGCGAATTATTGGCCGGCGGGCCGCGTCCCAAAGACGAAGGCATTCGCGTCGGCACCACCATGCGCGACGCCAGAAAGAATCTCGTGCTGGCGACGCTGGACGCCTGCGGCGGCAATCAAACGCAGGCGGCCGATATGCTCGGGATTTCATCGCGGACCATACGCAACCTGCTGTACGAATACGGCATCAAGACCCCCGGCGGCGAAGAGACCGGCGCCGACGCTCTCAACCCGGCCGCCATCGATCACAACAACGCATGAACCGCTTGCGAACTGTCGGCCATCGCTTGACAGCACCGGTGACGCTGTTGATGCTTCTCTGTGTCGCGGTGCCGCGCGACGGTGCGTCACAGCCGACCGATCCGTCCGCTCCGATCGCAGACTTCTATGTCCAGTTCAACAGGACCCCGATCTGGGCCGGGACGAATTTCGGTTACACGGTCTATGAGACCTGCCGCGTGGAAGCGCGCATCACGAACATGAGCGGCGAGTTGATCCTGATCTTCCCCATCGGCGTGCAGACGCCGGGACGCTATATGCTCCCGTGGGACGGCACCTATCACGGCATCAGCCCGCTGGCCGGACGATATGAATTCGAACTGTTCTTCGACGACGAATACGCCGTCAACTTTTGGTTTCTCAGTCATCCGCGTCCGCAAAGCGCATCCTGAAGTCGCGATCCGGACATGCCATCTACGACGAGGTTCTCCCTGTGCGCAAGCATTTGGCTCTGACGGTGCTCCTGGTCGCGGCAACGGCCGCTGTTGCATGGGCGGCGGCCGACGGTGAGGGCACGGGCAACGTCGACATCGTCGAAGTGCTGATCAGTCTGGTGGCCATCCTGATCGGCGCCAAGATCGGCGGCGATCTCGCCATTCGTCTGAAGCAGCCCGCCGTACTGGGTGAGTTGGTCGCCGGTGTGCTGATCGGCAATCTGACGCTGGTGGGCATCGGCTGGTTTGAACCGATCGGGGAGAATCATACTGTCTCTGTACTCGCGGAACTCGGTGTGATTCTGCTGTTGTTCGGTGTCGGCCTGGAGTCGGATTTGGACAAGATGCTCCATGTCGGGCTGTCGTCGTTTCTGGTGGCGATGTTGGGCGTAGTGGCGCCCTTCATGCTCGGCTGGGGCGTGGGAATCTGGTTTTACCCGGAGCATTCGTTTTACATGCACATGTTTCTCGGCGCGACGCTAACCGCGACATCGGTGGGCATCACCGCCCGGGTCCTCAAAGACATCAACCGCCTGCATTCGCGCGAAGCGCGCATCGTCCTGGGTGCGGCCGTCATCGACGACGTATTGGGGCTGATCATTCTGGCGATCGTGTCCGGAATGATTCAGGCGGCCGATGCGGGCGCGGAGATGTCGTCGACGGCGATCTTCTGGCTGGTCGCCAAGGCAATCCTCTTTTTGGGATTATCGATCATCGTCGGCCGGTATACCTACCCGTCGCTGTTTCGGGTCGCCAACTATCTGCGCGTGCACGGGATGCTGCTGATCATGTCGATCGTGATGTGTTTTCTCTTCGCGGCCGCGGCGGCGTGGGCCGGTCTTGCGCCGATCGTCGGCGCCTTCGCCGCCGGTCTGGTCCTCGATCCGGTCAAGTACCAGGACATCCGCCATCTCGACATGGCCAAACACAACCTTGAAGAGGCGTTGGAACCGGTGATGACGTTCTTAGTTCCGGTGTTCTTCGTACTCATGGGCATCCATGTCGATCTGTTGACCTTCGCTGATACCTCGGTGCTGGGATTCGCCGCGGTCCTGACCGCGGCAGCCGTCATCGGTAAACAGGTGTCCGCCTTCGGCGTGGTTAAATCGCCGGAGCCGACCAATCGCTGGATCGTCGGTCTCGGGATGATACCGCGCGGCGAGGTGGGTTTGATCTTCGCCGGAATCGGTCTCTCGCTGCACGTGGGTGGGGAACGCATCGTCACCGCGGACATCTACTCCGCGGTCGTGATCATGGTCATCCTGACGACGTTGGTGACCCCGCCGGTGCTCACCTGGGCCTTCGCCCGGCAGCAGCACAGACCTGTTGCTTCAGAGTAGCAGACTGTGTGAGGTGAAAGATATGAGGCACCGACGCATCGTTCACATACTGACGGCGATTGTCACCGTCGGGCTCGTGCTGCAGGCCCGAGCGGCGCAGTCCCAGTCGAAATCGCTGCAACAGTTGGGCGGCATCAACGACGCGCTCGGCTCCATCGCCGCATCGGTGTCACCGGCGGTCGTGCAGATTGTCGCCAGCGGGTACGTGCCCGGATCGCCCGGAGGCGGCGCCACGGGGGAACTGCTCTCCTTGCAGCGCAGCGGCGGCTCGGGAGTCATTCTCGATCCGAACGGCTATGTCGTCACCAATGCCCATGTCGTGCGCGGGTCCCGGCAGGTGCAGGTGATGTTGCCGATCGCGCCGGACCCGTCGCACCAGTGGCATTCGATCCTGCGGCCGCTGGGGAAAGTGTACGGCGCGCAGTTGGTCGGGCTGGATGAGGAAACCGATCTGGCGGTGCTGAAGGTCGAGGGAAAAGGACTGCCGTATCTGACGTTCGGCGATTCCGACGAGCTGCGCCCCGGACAAATCGTGCTCGCCTTCGGCAGCCCCCTGGGATTGGACAACAGCGTGACACTCGGTGTGGTCAGCGCCGTGGCGCGGCAAATGTCCCCGGAAGACCCGATGATTTATATCCAGACTGACGCTCCGATCAATCCCGGCAATTCGGGCGGGCCGCTCATCGATGGCAATGGACGCGTCGTCGGGATCAACACGAGCATTCTGTCACGCTCCGGCGGGAGCGAAGGGCTCGGATTCGCCGCGCCCAGCAACATCGTCCGCGCCGTATACGAACAGATCAAGGCGACCGGACGCGTCCGTCGCGGCGCGATCGGCGCCGCCACCCAGACAGTGACGCCGTTGCTGGCGGAGGCGCTCGGTCTGCCGCAGCAGTGGGGCGTGATCGTCAGCGATGTCGATCCGGACAGCCCGGCCGAACGCGACGGTCTGCGCGCCGGTGATCTGATCCATTCACTCGACGGCAAGATCATGGAGAACGCGCGGCAGTTTACGGTGAATCTGTATCAGCGCGCGGTCGGCGACATGATCCAGCTTGAGCTCATCCGTGATGGGCAACCGCTGCGGCTGGCGACCAGCGTGATTGAACGGCCCGGCGATCCCGGTCGCTTCGCGGTGTATGTCACCCCCGAACGAAACCTGATCGCACAACTGGGAATCCTCGCGCTCGATTTGGATCGTCCGATCGCGTCGATGCTGCCGCCGTTGCGAAACGAGTGGGGCATCGTCGTCGCCGCCCAATCGCGGGAAACGGCGTTGTGGGAGAGCGGCTTTCTGCCGGGCGATGTGATCTACACTCTCAACGGCGCCGAGGTCGAGGACCTGGCCGCCCTGCGACGCGCGCTGCAGCCGATTCCGGCAGGGACCCCCGTCGCTGTCGGCGTGGAACGCGACTCCCGGCTGATCTATGTCGCACTGCGCAGCGAATAGACTCAGCCCGACACGCCGCACAAACCCGTGCGGGTCAGCCCTTGGGCTGACCGACGTCGAAAAGCCGCACGGCCGACTGTGATTACATAAGAAGATCCCGTGCGGGTCAGCCCTTGGGCTGACCGACGTCGAAAAAGCTGCACGACCGACC from Candidatus Zixiibacteriota bacterium carries:
- a CDS encoding trypsin-like peptidase domain-containing protein, which translates into the protein MRHRRIVHILTAIVTVGLVLQARAAQSQSKSLQQLGGINDALGSIAASVSPAVVQIVASGYVPGSPGGGATGELLSLQRSGGSGVILDPNGYVVTNAHVVRGSRQVQVMLPIAPDPSHQWHSILRPLGKVYGAQLVGLDEETDLAVLKVEGKGLPYLTFGDSDELRPGQIVLAFGSPLGLDNSVTLGVVSAVARQMSPEDPMIYIQTDAPINPGNSGGPLIDGNGRVVGINTSILSRSGGSEGLGFAAPSNIVRAVYEQIKATGRVRRGAIGAATQTVTPLLAEALGLPQQWGVIVSDVDPDSPAERDGLRAGDLIHSLDGKIMENARQFTVNLYQRAVGDMIQLELIRDGQPLRLATSVIERPGDPGRFAVYVTPERNLIAQLGILALDLDRPIASMLPPLRNEWGIVVAAQSRETALWESGFLPGDVIYTLNGAEVEDLAALRRALQPIPAGTPVAVGVERDSRLIYVALRSE
- a CDS encoding cation:proton antiporter, with the translated sequence MRKHLALTVLLVAATAAVAWAAADGEGTGNVDIVEVLISLVAILIGAKIGGDLAIRLKQPAVLGELVAGVLIGNLTLVGIGWFEPIGENHTVSVLAELGVILLLFGVGLESDLDKMLHVGLSSFLVAMLGVVAPFMLGWGVGIWFYPEHSFYMHMFLGATLTATSVGITARVLKDINRLHSREARIVLGAAVIDDVLGLIILAIVSGMIQAADAGAEMSSTAIFWLVAKAILFLGLSIIVGRYTYPSLFRVANYLRVHGMLLIMSIVMCFLFAAAAAWAGLAPIVGAFAAGLVLDPVKYQDIRHLDMAKHNLEEALEPVMTFLVPVFFVLMGIHVDLLTFADTSVLGFAAVLTAAAVIGKQVSAFGVVKSPEPTNRWIVGLGMIPRGEVGLIFAGIGLSLHVGGERIVTADIYSAVVIMVILTTLVTPPVLTWAFARQQHRPVASE